In one Dermacentor variabilis isolate Ectoservices chromosome 4, ASM5094787v1, whole genome shotgun sequence genomic region, the following are encoded:
- the LOC142577674 gene encoding uncharacterized protein LOC142577674, whose product MQVGKACSLFCKKSSNYFLLQLPSPHCCLLVALECSHVIRALLMMSGDIESNPGPDSNALLVELKNLSAGHLKLFNQVQDLKVHLLSTDTAIADMGKRMTDLEGHYQNLVSLRSDFEAVRTSTAQVATGVHRLETRIDDAENQSRRNNLIFYGLTESTGSEAFAQTEQLIIKHCHDHLNISIELKEIERAHRLGHRAGTNRHRPVIAKFTFHKTKELILSNGRKFKGTSFSVGEDFTRSVQNARRHLITFAKSKSLPFSLRFKTLHMGHKRYVYDEQTQSVKEIP is encoded by the coding sequence atgcaggttggtaaagcttgcagtcttttttgtaagAAGTCTAGCAATTATTTCCTGCTTCAGCTGCCGAGCCCGCACTGCTGCCTTCTTGTCGCTCTTGAGTGCTCTCATGTAATTCGTGCCTTGTTGATGATGTCGGGCGATATCGAAAGCAACCCGGGGCCTGACTCCAACGCTTTACTAGTTGAATTGAAGAATTTGTCTGCTGGACATTTGAAATTATTCAATCAGGTTCAAGACCTGAAAGTTCATTTATTGTCGACGGACACAGCTATTGCTGATATGGGCAAGCGCATGACTGACCTAGAGGGTCATTATCAAAATCTTGTCTCCCTGCGCTCTGACTTTGAAGCCGTCAGAACGTCTACCGCTCAAGTGGCCACAGGGGTACACAGGCTTGAaacgcgtattgatgacgccgaGAACCAGTCACGACGCAATAATCTTATTTTTTATGGCCTCACTGAATCAACTGGATCAGAGGCGTTTGCCCAGACCGAGCAACTTATCATCAAGCACTGCCACGATCATCTTAATATTAGCATCGAGCTGAAGGAAATTGAGCGCGCACATCGTCTCGGTCATCGCGCAGGTACTAACCGCCACCGTCCTGTCATAGCAAAATTCACCTTTCATAAAACAAAAGAATTGAttctttctaacggccgcaagttCAAAGGAACCAGCTTCAGCGTTGGAGAGGATTTCACTCGTTCCGTACAAAACGCTCGCAGGCACCTCATAACTTTCGCGAAAAGCAAATCATTACCTTTTTCTTTGCGATTCAAAACACTGCATATGGGTCATAAGCGCTACGTCTACGACGAGCAAACGCAGTCTGTCAAAGAAATACCATAG